The Flavobacterium sp. K5-23 genome segment GGTTTTGAAGCTAATAAATAGAATAATTCAAACTCTTTTCTAGGCAAAGCTATCTCGACATTGTCTTTAACTATTTTATACTCTTCCCTGTTAATTTCGATTCCGCCTACGTTTAGAGTTTCACTATCAATTTCCTTTTCCTTCAATCGTCTTAACAACGCCTTTACCTTACTAACTAATAATTTAGGCTTAATAGGCTTTGTGATATAATCATCCGCACCGGCATCAAAACCAGCCACTTGTGAATAATCTTCGCTTCTTGCCGTCAAAAAAGTTATGATCACGTGACTTAGCTCGGGAATTTTTCTAATGTTTTCACAGGCTTCCATCCCATCCATTTCTGGCATCATTACATCCATAATAATAAGGTCCGGCAATTCTTTTTTGGCTTTGGCTATAGCCTCTTTACCATTTTCAGCAGTAACAATTTGGTAGCCTTCTTGAGCGAGATTGTAACCTACGATTTCTAAAATATCCGGCTCGTCATCTACCAGTAAAATCTTTGTGTTTTTCTTTTTCATATACTGCAAATTATATTTTAACCATTGGATTACATCCTTTATAGTATCCAATGATTAGCTATTGCGAATGTAAATATAACAATTTATCTATCGTTAAAAAGCGGAGTTTACGCTAATTTAATATGGTAACCATTTGTTAATATTCGAGAAACAAAAGCATAACAAACCCCTTACCTCAACTTAACAAGCCGCTCTTTACTTTGCATAAAAATAAAAACAGAAATCAAAATGAAACTCAGAATACTAATTATTGCACTACTAATTTCAACACTTGCTTTTGCAAAAGGTCAAGGAACAATTACAGGTATACTAACTGAAAAAAACTTGAACAATGAAGGATTGCCATCCGCTAATGTATTGATTAAAGGCACTACTATAAGCACCAATACTGATGTAAACGGAAAATACTCCCTTACCGTTGCACCTGGAAATTACATTGTGCAATTTAGCTTGCTAGGTTACGAAACGGTAGAAGTAATGGTAACCGTAAAAGAAGATGAAGTTACTGTCATCAATGAAACATTAGTTTCGGCTAGTTACAACCTGGAAGCCGTAGTAATTAAATCCTACCGAAAAAAAGACACTGAAACCGCTTTGTTATTAGACCAAAAAAAGGCCGTGGAAATAAAACAGACGATTGGCGCTCAGGAATTATCTCGAAAAGGAGTAAGTGATGTGGCCACCGCGGTTACAAAAACAACCGGAATCACTAAACAAGAAGGTTCGGGAAATATCTTTGTGAGAGGTTTAGGAGACCGATACAACTCAACTACAATGAATGGCTTGCCTGTTCCGTCTAACAATCCAGAGAAGAAAAACATCAATTTAGAAATTTTCTCTACGGATATTGTTGAACACATCTCCATAGACAAGGTTTACAACGGTAAAATCTATGGTGATTTTGCAGGAGGAAATGTTGACATTGTTTCTAAAGATTATACTG includes the following:
- a CDS encoding response regulator transcription factor, which codes for MKKKNTKILLVDDEPDILEIVGYNLAQEGYQIVTAENGKEAIAKAKKELPDLIIMDVMMPEMDGMEACENIRKIPELSHVIITFLTARSEDYSQVAGFDAGADDYITKPIKPKLLVSKVKALLRRLKEKEIDSETLNVGGIEINREEYKIVKDNVEIALPRKEFELFYLLASKPGKVFKRDEILDKVWGNEVVVGGRTIDVHIRKLREKIGEDFFKTIKGVGYKFEV